The window AAACTAAATTAAAAAGAGCTAACGATATATAAAAAATTATAATTTTATGTTATAATGTAATAGAAATGAGGTAGAGATTTTAGTGTCACTACGCACCTTAAAAGGTATCTGAGATGACGGGACAGGCACACCGTCCATTTCACAAGTCATATTCTTTTGGATATGGCTTTTTATTTTGAGAAAGCTATGCTTGAAAAATATAAAAGTGTAGGATATAATAGAAATATGAAAAGAAAAAAATATATAGATAATAGTAAAATGTCTATAGCATCTAAAAGTTTAATAAATAAATTATCCCGAAAATTTAGAAGAAGAGGTGGAGTTATTATAAATGATGAATCTTCAATAGTTTATTTGGATTCTCGTAATGCTGAGGCTATTACTTTAGATGCTTATACAATATTGATGCGTGAAAAAATATCTATATCTGCACTTATTGAAGAACTTGAACATAGTGAACAATATTTAAGAAATGAGAATGACGGGTCAAGATTAGATGTAGTTAAAAATGAAATATTAGCTAAAGAAAAATCATTAAGATATGCAGATAGATATAAACTACCAAAAATAGAAATAGAATTTGTAAAAAAAGATATAGAGCTATATAAAAAAATATATAGGAGGTTAACAGAAGATGAAAGTAATAAAAACTCGTAAATTTGGTAATAGATTAATTTTAGAGTTAGATACAGAATTACCAGATAATTTTAGAAATAATTCTAACTTACTTATTGATGGGAATATCTATTTTAACGCTATTATTCCTATGTTTTCAGCTACTACATCAAGAAAAGATGTTTCTGTTAAATTTGAAAAAGAAGTAGACTTGTTAAATAAAGAGGTATCAATAATTTAATATAATGTACTAAACACTTAGCTTTTGTTGGGTGTTTTTCTTTTGTCCTGGATATGACGCTAAACTGTCTTTTTCGTATGTCAAACGTTACTTGACAAGCTCTATTGTTGACTATACCACGTTAATAAATGTAAAGGAGAAATTAAAAGATGTCGTAACCTTAGACGATAGGACAAGAGAACAGTGTACAGTCTGTGCTGGTAATATTTATGATATTGAGGACGCCCCTATTCTTCCTAGACATCCTAGGTGTCGCTGTGTTCTGGTTGCTTATATTGATGTTGATACTTTGGCTAAGGGTTTTGATAGGGAGGAAGTGGCAGACACAATTATTGAAAATAAAGAAAAAATAAATTATAATAAAAATGTAATTATTAGTCCTGGGATACATGGGGCTTTAAACGATAATAATGATCCTTATCAAATAAATAGAGATAAGCACGCAGAAAAATATTATAATTATGTAAGAAACAGGGATAAAAAGAAAGAAATATTAACAATAGCTATAAATACAGGTTTTAGAATAGAAGATATAGAAAAGATATATAATCATATTTTTATAAATGAGTATAATTTAGTTAATGATTTTAAAAGGTTTGACCCCGATTATAATATGGCTGAATCTTGGCGAAGATTGAGAGAAGGGAAAAATATTCAAAATCATGATTTTGTAATGTTAGAACATGAATTTTTTGAATATACGCTTATGAAACAAGGTTATAATTACAGACAAGCTCATGATTTAACCAATGAAATTTATAATTATTATGAAGCTTTAAAAAAATGGAAAAAAGAAAGAGGTGATTTATAATGATGTTACTTTTAGAAAAAATACAAAATTCAAGTATTACTGGATATTTTTATACGCCACAAAATTATGCAGGACCTGGAATTATTGAAATAGTTCCAGATACAGGAGAGGTTTATATTTTAGAATTATCATCATTTGATAAACAAGATGACAGCACCTTTTTTGCTAATAGAGCCAGAGGATTGGTAAAGCAACTTTGGGATTCTGGAGAATTTCCAGATAAAAATTTTTATGCCTGGGGATAGTTTAAAATTAATATAATATAACTTGAAACACTTAGCTTTTGTTGGGTGTTTTTCTTTTGTCCTGGATATGACGTTAAACTGTCTTTTTCGTATGTCAAACGTTACTTGACAAGCTCTATTGTGGACTATACCACGTTAATAAATGTAAAGGAGAAAATAAAAGATGTCGTAACCTTAGACGATAGGACAAGCGAGCAGTGTGCAGTCTGTGCTGGTAATATTTATGATATTGATAACGCCCCTATTCTTCCTAGACACCCTAGGTGTCGCTGTGTTCTGGTTGCTTATATTGATGTTGATAATCTGGCAAAACAGTTTGATAGGGAGGAAGCCTCAGTTAATAAGGCTTTACAGGCTGGCTCTGCTGGTGCTATAATTAAGAAAGAAATAGTCTATAAGATAGCTGATAAGGAGACAGAAAAGAGGCTGCAAGAAGTTTCTGATAGGCTTTGGTCTAGCTTGTCTGAAACTGAACAAAGGGCTATAAGTAAATATACAGATAAAGATTCAGGAAAAATTAATAATTACCTAAGGAACAAAGACTTAGGGGGAGTTAGAAACGCTAAATTTGAAGATGTGGTGCAAGCCTTAGATGCAGTCTTAGAAAGTAATAGGCTAGGCTATGATTTGAAATTATACCGTTATACAGGCAAAGAAGAATTTAAGGCACTTCAAGAAGGTGATTATTTTAAAAATTATGTCAGTACGAGCATACACAGGACAAGAACAGAACATTTTGGTGATGGCTATAAGCTTATTATCCAAACCCCTGGGCATACTAAGGGCTATTATATAGGCAAAAATTCAGAAAATGATTATGAAAAAGAATTTCTAGTTCATAGAAATACAAGGTATAAAATATTAAATATAGATGAAAAAAAAGGAATATTGGAAATGGAGCTGTTAGAAGATGAATAACTATAAAGATTATATCCAACTTAAAGATGTTTTAAACTTTAGGCATTGGCGTGTGATGAGGCAAGACAGAATATTAGAATTTATAGAAGAAGAAAGAGAAAAATTTTTTAAAAGTCTTGACTGTGAGCCTACTAGGAAAAACTTGCTTAAGCTCTGCCCCTTGGTGCAAGGCGACGCTTATGTATTGGGCTTTTTAGTTAGCAAGGCTTACAGTCCTGAGGAGATAGAGGAGAAAAAAAGGTATTATTTATCTTTGGAGCCTTTGCCAGAAGCTAATGTACCTATAGGGCTTTGGAAGTATAAGGTCGAACGTACATTTAGGGGGG of the Gemella sp. zg-570 genome contains:
- a CDS encoding ADP-ribosyltransferase, whose protein sequence is MDYTTLINVKEKIKDVVTLDDRTSEQCAVCAGNIYDIDNAPILPRHPRCRCVLVAYIDVDNLAKQFDREEASVNKALQAGSAGAIIKKEIVYKIADKETEKRLQEVSDRLWSSLSETEQRAISKYTDKDSGKINNYLRNKDLGGVRNAKFEDVVQALDAVLESNRLGYDLKLYRYTGKEEFKALQEGDYFKNYVSTSIHRTRTEHFGDGYKLIIQTPGHTKGYYIGKNSENDYEKEFLVHRNTRYKILNIDEKKGILEMELLEDE